The following proteins come from a genomic window of Methanomicrobium sp. W14:
- a CDS encoding (5-formylfuran-3-yl)methyl phosphate synthase, with product MDLLVSPSSAEEARYALSADIIDVKKPSEGSLGANFPWVISEIKNMSKKPVSAAIGDFGFLPGGASQAAFGAACAGADYIKVGLKFDGEEKAFDFIRDVTKAVKWRFPEKIVVAAAYADSGRVDSISPFDMAPIAAKAGADVAMIDTAVKDGKGLFDFLNKEELAKFTENNRKLGLKTALAGSLKFNDLTVLKKINPEIIGVRGMVCGGDRSAVIREELVQKAMAMVR from the coding sequence ATGGATTTGCTAGTTAGTCCGTCAAGCGCAGAAGAAGCCAGGTATGCGCTTTCAGCTGACATAATTGATGTAAAAAAGCCTTCTGAGGGCTCCCTTGGTGCGAATTTTCCATGGGTTATTTCGGAAATAAAAAATATGAGCAAAAAGCCGGTCAGTGCAGCTATCGGAGATTTCGGGTTTCTGCCCGGGGGAGCCTCCCAGGCTGCGTTTGGTGCTGCCTGCGCGGGGGCGGATTATATAAAAGTCGGTCTCAAGTTTGACGGGGAGGAAAAAGCGTTTGATTTTATACGCGATGTAACAAAGGCCGTTAAGTGGAGATTCCCAGAAAAGATTGTTGTGGCGGCAGCTTATGCTGATTCCGGCCGTGTAGACTCAATTTCTCCTTTTGATATGGCACCTATTGCCGCGAAGGCCGGTGCTGATGTGGCAATGATAGACACAGCTGTAAAAGACGGCAAAGGTCTGTTTGATTTTCTTAATAAAGAAGAACTCGCTAAATTTACTGAAAATAATCGTAAACTTGGTTTAAAAACCGCGCTTGCAGGTTCTCTTAAATTTAATGACCTTACTGTATTAAAGAAGATAAATCCTGAGATTATCGGTGTAAGGGGTATGGTGTGCGGGGGGGACCGCAGTGCAGTTATCAGAGAGGAGTTAGTGCAAAAAGCTATGGCTATGGTCAGGTGA